Part of the Yersinia hibernica genome, TTTATCAATGGCATCAGGTAGATTTGGCGAACCATAGCTCATGCCTAATTCAACGGGAATATCGGGCATGCGTGCCGCTAATGCTTTTTGCTGCCGCCGGCTGTAGACCAACAAAGGCGAACCTTCGTCCATCCAGACAGATTGGTATAGCTTGGCCACGCGCGGTGACCGAATCGGTAGAATAACACTGCGCAATAATGGCCACCAAAGCAATCGCGACGTATCAACCACCCGGTTATCACTCAGGAACTCGGCCAGATAACGTTTGACAGCTTGCGGTGTAGGAGCATCCGGTGTCCCCAGATTAACCATCAGTACGCCAGGCTTACTTTGCATCATGCAGAAGTCCTTATTGTGTATTGCACCGTTTATTCAAACTCACCAATGCACTTGCAACGGTATCCGTAAAATAATAAAGGCGACCTTAGGCCGCCTCGACTATCTTACCATCCAGAATTAACCGAGAATAGTCGCCAGTTCTGCACTGACTTCTGCTACTTTACGGGTTCCGTCCAGTTTAAAATATTGGGTATTGCCTGCATCAGCTTCTTTACGATAATAAGAAACCAAGGGTGCAGTTTGTTGATGATATTCGACCAAACGTTTACGTACTGTGGCTTCCTGATCATCTTTACGGATAGTCAGTTCTTCGCCGGTCATATCATCTTTATCTTCGACTTTAGGCGGGTTGAATTTTACGTGGTAAACACGGCCTGAAGCCGCATGTACCCGGCGGCCGACAATGCGCTCAACAATTAGCTCGTCCGGCACATCAAACTCCAGCACATAATCAACCTTAATACCGGCTTCTTTCATGGCATCAGCTTGAGGAATGGTACGTGGGAACCCGTCTAACAGGAAACCGTCACGGCAATCGTCCTGTGTAATGCGCTCTTTAACCAATGCGATGACCAGCTCATCAGTGACCAGCTTGCCGGCATCCATAATTTCTTTCGCTTTCAGACCTAACTCAGAACCTGCTTTTACAGCGGCGCGCAACATATCACCAGTAGAGATTTGCGGAATACCGTATTTCTCCATGATGAATTGAGCCTGAGTACCCTTACCTGCGCCCGGAGCGCCCAGCAGAATGATACGCATTGCGTAAATCCCCTTGCTATGTAGTTTTTCTATGTGTTTTTACTTAAATAAGTCGAAAATGCGGAAAACGAACAACCATACCATTTTCAGGGGGGTTGGCTCAAGGCGTGCGAGGTTGCTTAATCGGATTGTATCTGGAGTACGATGGAATAATAGAAGGTAATAGCCTGAAACAACATAGAAAAGCCTCTGGCAGGTTATCTACCAGAGGCTTTCTGTCACTCAATTATGCCGTTAATAACTGATTCATTCGGCGAATAAACTGATTAGGGTCATCAAGTGTTCCCCGCTCAGCGAATAGAGCTTGGTCTAGCAACAACTCGACCCATTGCGCAAATTGGGCATCATCTGCCACATCAGCGGCGCGTTTGACCAAACTGTGCTCTGGGTTCAATTCAAAAATGTACTTCACTTCCGGTGCCTGTTGGCCCGCAGCCGCGAACAATTTCGCCATCTGCGTACTCATTTCATCAGCATCGGTCGTCACAATCGCCGGAGTATCTGTTAAGCGGTGGGTCAGACGGACATCTTTTACCCGCTCACCTAGCAAAGTTTTTACACGCTCAACAAAAGGCTCCAGAGCTTTATCTGCTTCTTGCTGCTCCGGACGCTCTTCATCAGCCAGTTTATTCAGTGAATCATCGGCTTTGCTGACTGATTGGAAAGCTTTGCCATCGAACTCGGTCAGGTAACTCATCATCCATTCGTCGATACGATCGGATAACAGTAAGACTTCAATACCTTTTTTACGGAACAGCTCCAGATGTGGACTATTCTTAGCGGCGGCATAGCTATCAGCAGTGATGTAATAAATCTTCTCCTGCCCTTCTGCCATGCGGCTGACATAATCTTCTAAGGCGACAGTCTGCGCCGAACTGTCTGTATGGGTTGAAGCAAAGCGCAACAATTTGGCAATAGTATCTTTGTTGCTACCATCCTCCGCTGGCCCCTCTTTTAGCGCCATACCGAACTGTTGCCAGAACTGCTGATACTGCTCAGCATCATCTTTAGCCAGTTTTTCCAGCATTTGCAGCACACGTTTTGTCAATGCACTGCGCAGGTTTTGAGTCACACGGCTGTCTTGCAGGATCTCACGCGAAACATTCAGTGGTAAATCATTGGAATCAATCAGGCCACGAACAAAACGCAGATAATTCGGCATAAACTGCTCCGCATCATCCATGATAAACACACGCTGCACATAGAGTTTCAAGCCGTGTTTGTGATCACGATTCCACATATCCCAAGGCGCTTGCGCCGGGATGTACAGCAGGCTGGTGTACTCTTGTTTACCCTCTACGCGGTTATGGCTCCAAATCAGCGGGTCAGTAAAGTCATGAGCAATATGTTTGTAGAATGCTTTATATTCGTCATCGGTGATTTCAGCTTTGCTACGCGTCCATAGCGCTTGGGCTTTATTGATTTTTTCCCAGGTGACCGTGCCGTCTTCTTCATTTTTACTTTGGATTTCTACCGGCAGTGCAATATGGTCGGAATACTTGCTGATAACCGAGCGCAAGCGCCAGTCATCCAGATATTCATCTTCACCCTCGCGCAGGTGCAAGGTGATTTCTGTGCCGCGATCTTCTTTGGTGATATCCGCGATGGTGTAATCACCCTCACCCTGAGACTCCCAGAACACCCCAGCATCTGCTGGCGCACCGGCTGCGCGGGTACGGACAGTGACTTTATCTGCCACGATAAATGCAGAATAGAAGCCCACGCCAAACTGGCCGATTAATTGACTGTCTTTAGCTTGATCTGAACCAATAGATTCAAGGAATGCTTTAGTCCCTGATTTCGCGATAGTGCCCAGATTATCAATGACTTCATCACGGCTCATACCAATGCCGTTATCACTTAGGGTCAAAGTGCGTTTTTCTTTATCAAAAGATAACCGCACACGCAGCTCACCATCACCTTCAAACAATTCAGGGTGAGATAGTGCCCGAAAACGTAGTTTATCTGCGGCATCAGAGGCGTTAGAGATAAGCTCGCGCAAGAAAATTTCTTTATTAGAATAGAGCGAGTGAATCATCAAATGGAGAAGTTGTTTGACTTCAGACTGGAATCCACGGGTTTCTTGACCTTTCATACTCATTAATTACCTCAATCCAAATTACCGATAGGTAGATAAAATCGAACAATGAAAATTAAGTGGGGCCAATAGAGAGCGGTTTCAAGTCATAACGGAGAAAAAAACTGAGAATCAGGGGCGATTTATTGAGCATCACGAATAAAATTATTCATATGATAATCAATAACAAAACAATCGCCCACCAGATTAAATAGCCGCGGTGCGGAATGAAATTAGTACTTAATAGGGTTACGGCCCGCTAACGAGTGGGATAAGGTGGTGCCGTCAACCATTTCCAACTCCCCCCCCACCGGCACACCATGTGCAATGCGGCTGGCTAGCACCCCATACTGGCCACACATCTGGCCAATATAGTTGGCGGTGGCATCCCCCTCGACGGTCGGATTTGTCGCCAGAATGACTTCACTGATAGTTTCAGTTTCCAGCCGTTTCTCCAGCAAGTCCAAACCAATATCACCAGGGCCAATACCATCCATGGGGGATAAATGCCCCATCAGCACAAAATAACGCCCGCCAAACTGGCCGGTTTGCTCGATGGCATGAATATCTGCTGGGCTTTCAACCACACAGATTTGGCCATTTTGTTGCCGTCGCGGATTAGCGCAAATAGTGCAGCGCTCTTGCTCGGTGAATGTCCGGCAATCAGCACAGTGGCCGATTTCGGACATCGCACGAGTCAAAGCCTGCGCCAGACGCATGCCACCGCTACGATCACGCTGTAGCAGTTGGAAT contains:
- the adk gene encoding adenylate kinase, with the translated sequence MRIILLGAPGAGKGTQAQFIMEKYGIPQISTGDMLRAAVKAGSELGLKAKEIMDAGKLVTDELVIALVKERITQDDCRDGFLLDGFPRTIPQADAMKEAGIKVDYVLEFDVPDELIVERIVGRRVHAASGRVYHVKFNPPKVEDKDDMTGEELTIRKDDQEATVRKRLVEYHQQTAPLVSYYRKEADAGNTQYFKLDGTRKVAEVSAELATILG
- the htpG gene encoding molecular chaperone HtpG — encoded protein: MKGQETRGFQSEVKQLLHLMIHSLYSNKEIFLRELISNASDAADKLRFRALSHPELFEGDGELRVRLSFDKEKRTLTLSDNGIGMSRDEVIDNLGTIAKSGTKAFLESIGSDQAKDSQLIGQFGVGFYSAFIVADKVTVRTRAAGAPADAGVFWESQGEGDYTIADITKEDRGTEITLHLREGEDEYLDDWRLRSVISKYSDHIALPVEIQSKNEEDGTVTWEKINKAQALWTRSKAEITDDEYKAFYKHIAHDFTDPLIWSHNRVEGKQEYTSLLYIPAQAPWDMWNRDHKHGLKLYVQRVFIMDDAEQFMPNYLRFVRGLIDSNDLPLNVSREILQDSRVTQNLRSALTKRVLQMLEKLAKDDAEQYQQFWQQFGMALKEGPAEDGSNKDTIAKLLRFASTHTDSSAQTVALEDYVSRMAEGQEKIYYITADSYAAAKNSPHLELFRKKGIEVLLLSDRIDEWMMSYLTEFDGKAFQSVSKADDSLNKLADEERPEQQEADKALEPFVERVKTLLGERVKDVRLTHRLTDTPAIVTTDADEMSTQMAKLFAAAGQQAPEVKYIFELNPEHSLVKRAADVADDAQFAQWVELLLDQALFAERGTLDDPNQFIRRMNQLLTA
- the recR gene encoding recombination mediator RecR gives rise to the protein MQTSPLLESLMEALRCLPGVGPKSAQRMAFQLLQRDRSGGMRLAQALTRAMSEIGHCADCRTFTEQERCTICANPRRQQNGQICVVESPADIHAIEQTGQFGGRYFVLMGHLSPMDGIGPGDIGLDLLEKRLETETISEVILATNPTVEGDATANYIGQMCGQYGVLASRIAHGVPVGGELEMVDGTTLSHSLAGRNPIKY